TGTAATTCGTTTCCTCCATTTATGAACGGCACATTGTAGGCTGCCTGAGGAAATTCTCTTAAGTGGTACGTTTTACTCGTTAAAGTGTAAAAAATTGTAAGTCAATTAGTTACAGCCAAAAATAGTTAGATTTACATCGAAGATATAATACACTATGCCGATGATTTGACACTTAAACGGAGAAAGAAATTAGTTGAACGATAGCCTCGTTTTATCAATATCGGTGAGGCACTAAAAAATGAAGATGAAAAACACTTTTAGCTTAAAAACGATGTAATATTAGTTGTAAGAATAAATTTTCTGGAATTCCTGAAATCAGCCTTCCCCTTAACTATTTAAAATTCTATAGTATTTTGTAGATGGATTTCTAAATGCAAAATGCGGTTGTCATCTACTTCTAAGTAGCGACAACCGCAGCATACATTTAACATCGGTTAAATTGTTAGTCTTATATATTAGGCTAAATACTAAACCTTAACTTTTTCTCTATAGCCACAATCATTTCGTTGGCAATATCTTTACCTGTAGCATTTTCAATTCCCTCAAGACCTGGTGAAGAGTTTACTTCTAACAATAACGGCCCTTTGTTTGAGCGAATAATATCTACACCAGCTACGGCAAGGTTCAGAACTTTAGCTGCTTTCTGTGCCAGTTTACGCTCTTCAGAAGTAATTTTAATGATAGATGCTTTACCTCCTTGGTGTATGTTAGCTCTAAACTCACCCTTTTCTGCCTGTCGTTGCATAGATGCTACTACTTTTCCGTTTACTACGAAACAGCGTATATCCTGACCGTTAGCTTCCTTAATGAACTCTTGTACCAAAATATTAGTGTTCACACTTTTGAAAGCATTGATTACACTCTCCGCCGCTTTATTGGTCTCAGCAAGCACAACACCTTTACCTTGGGTGCTCTCCAATAATTTTATAATCAATGGGGCACCGTTTACCATTTTAATAAGGTCTTTGGTATCCATAGGTGATTTTGCAAAACCTGTAATAGGTATATGAATATCGTTTTTTGAGAACAATTGCGATGCAAAGAGCTTATCTCTAGATTGCGTAATGGCTTCCGCACTATTTTGGCAATACACACCCAAATTATCAAACTGTCTGATCAGCGCACAACCGTAAAAAGTAACCGATGGTTTTATTCTTGGAATAACCGCATCAAAAGCATTAAGGATGTTACCTCCTCTATATCGTATTTCCGGTGAACGGGCATCTAACTTCATGTAGGCGTGCTCTACATTAAGAAAAACAATCTCATGTCCACGTGCTTCCGCCGCTTCAACAATTCGTTTATTACTATATAAGTTAGGGTTACTGGCTAGCAATGCAATTTTGAGTCCTGATTTTTCTTTAAAATAAGGCGCATACATCTTATTAATGTCCGCATCGTCAAAATCTTGTATTTGATAGTTTACTGCCGAGTTTACAATGTATCGATCATTAATCGCTTCTCTACCCAAAAGCATACGAAATTCCATGGTATCACGGTTGGCCAAGGTAAGCTCTACGTCAAAAGTATCTTCACCCATAGTAACAGGCGTGCGTACTACCAAACGCTCTTCAGATATACCGGAAGAACTTTTTACCATTCTACGATCAACCAATCTGGCTTGACAGGGAATAGCAATACTTCGGTTTTCTTGCAAAGGGCTAACCTCGAACTTTACCCATTCTTGGGTGCCCTTCATAATAATTTTAATATTGGTGGCTTGTATGGATGATGTTTTAGCTCCTGAATCTACCCTTGCCTTTATAGCAGGAATACCCAAGTTATCAAACACACACCATTCTTCACTACCTATAATCTTTAAATCAGTCAAACTATACTTTTTTTCTAAGTTCAAAAATATCTTTTCTTCTATCCTTTAAATTACGTACTGCCCCAAATTGATTGAGTTCGCGTAACAAATCGATATCGACATCTGCAATCAATATCATTTCTGTATTGGGTGTTGCCTCTGCTTTTATTCCGTTTGTGGGGAAGGAAAAGTCACAAGGTGTAAACACCATAGATTGTGCAAACTGAATGTCCATGTTCTGAACGTTAGGTAGGTTACCAACACTACCTGCAATAGCAACATAACACTCATTTTCAATGGCTCTTGCTTGTGCACAATGCCGTACTCTAGAGTATCCGTTTTGCGTATCGGTCAAAAACGGTACGAATAGGATATCCATTCCTTCTTCTGCCAATAAGCGACTTAATTCTGGAAATTCCGAATCGTAACAGATTAAAATTCCAATTTTACCACAATCTGTGTCAAATGCTTTTAACTGGTTTCCACCCTGCATCCCCCAAACTTTAGCTTCATCTGGAGTTACGTGTAGCTTTTCATAACGTTCCATACTTCCGTCACGCCTGCACAGGTACCCTACGTTGTACAAACGTCCATCAATCATTTCGGGCATACTGCCTGTAATAATATTAATGTTATAGGATATGGAAAATTCAGAGAACTTCTGTACGATAGCATCTGTATGCTTTGCCAGCTCACGAATAGCATCCGGCGTGGACAAGTGATTGTCCTTTGCCATTAAAGGTGCATTGAAAAACTCCGGAAACAGAGCGAAATCTGACCTATAACCGGATACGGCATCAATAAAATATTCGGCCTGCTGCAACAGCTCCTCCAAGTCTTTGTACGGCCTCATCTGCCACTGTATAAGCCCTAAACGAATTACGGTTTTCTTTGCCGATGCTTTTTTAGAGGGTTTTTGGTAATAAATATTATCCCACTCCATTAGAATAGCAAAATCACTTGAAGCTTTATCACCTTCCAAATAACCTTTCATAACCTTCGCAGGGTGAAAATCATTACTAATCTGAAAGTTCAACACCGGATCGGCAATCTCTTTTCTACGGACCTTGGCGATATATTCTTTTGGAGTAAGCTCATCCATATATCTATGGAAATTAGGCATTCTACCTCCAAAAGTAATGCTCTTAAGGTTCAGTTTTTCGCACAATTCCTTTCGGTAATCGTACAAACGCCTTCCTAATCTAAGACCACGGAACTGAGGCTTTATAAAAACCTCGACACCATAAAGCACATCTCCTTCATCATTATGCGTGGAAAAAGAATAGTTACCTGTGATCTGCTCATAGGTATGTTCATCATCAAAACTATCATAGTCTACAATAATGGACAGGGCCACACCGGCCAACTGTCCATTAATCTTTATAACAACTTGACCTTCTGGAAATTTATCGATTAGTGATTTAATATGTTCCTCTTTCCAGTATGATCCGGGCATATTGGTATATGCGGATATCATAGCGCTTTTAAGCTCTTGATAATCATCAAGGTCCAAAAACTTTAACTCTATATTTTCTATTTCTTCTATTTTCATTGAATGGACATTAAATAATTAGTATCTCTATCAACAAAACCTTGGAATAGAACAAGGGGGTTCTCCGCTTGAACGACAAGCGTAGATAGGTCTTCTGCAAACCTAGTTATGAAGTTATTCATCGTCGTCGTCAGCCATGTCTTCTGGGGCTGGCTCAACCACTGCTTCTGGATCATTATCTTCAAAATCTTCGTAATCATCCTCATCATAATTCTCCATGGTATACTCCAGCTTCGCGCTGATTTTTACCAAATATTTGGTATCCTCAGTTAACACTTCAACAGCTTCTATACGCTCACCATTAGCATTTTTGAATGAAATAATATTTCGGTCATCATACCCATCAGGGTATGCCTCTACTAATAGTTTTAAGACTTCCGGAGTCAACTTCTTAAAATCTACGATGACGCGCTTTAAATTTGTGTTTCCTTTTTTATTGCTCATAAGTCTAGAAGATATGCAAATATTAATGGCGCAACAATAGTTGCATCGCTCTCTATTATATACTTGGGCGTATCAATATCTAATTTACCCCAAGTGATTTTTTCATTGGGCACCGCACCGGAGTACGACCCATAACTTGTTGTAGAATCACTGATTTGGCAGAAGTAACTCCAAAACGGTGTATCTGTTCTTTCCATATCCTGGTACAGCATGGGCACCACACAGATAGGAAAATCTCCCGCGATTCCACCACCAATTTGGAAAAACCCGATTCCGTTTTCAGAATTATCGGTATACCAATCTGCCAAAAAGGTCATATACTCAATACCGGATTTCATGGTACTGGCTTTCAATTCTCCTTTCAACACATAGGATGCAAAAATGTTACCCATAGTACTGTCTTCCCAACCTGGGCAAACAATAGGAAGGTTTTTTTCCGCGGCAGCGTACATCCAAGAATCTTTTAAATCAATCTCATAATGCTCTTCAAGAACACCGGAAAGTAACATTTTATACATGTACTCATGCGGTAAGTAACGCTCACCCTTAGCTTCGGCATCTTTCCAAATTTTGAAAATATGCTCTTGCAACCTTCTGAAAGCTTCTTCTTCCGGTATACACGTATCCGTAACACGGTTCAAACCTTTTTCAAGCAAAGCCCATTCATCTTTTGGGGTCAAATCACGGTAGTTAGGTACACGCTTGTAATGTGAATGTGCTACCAAGTTCATGATATCCTCCTCAAGATTGGCGCCTGTACAAGATATAATCTGCACTTTATCTTGGCGGATCATTTCGGCAAAAATCTTACCTAATTCAGCAGTACTCATAGCACCTGCTAACGAAACAAGCATTTTAGAACCTTTGTTCAATTGCTCTTCGTAACCTTTTGCAGCATCTACCAGAGCCGCAGCATTAAAATGCAAATAATATTTTTCAATAAATTCGGAAATCGCTCCCTTAGTCTTCGTCATCTTCAAATTTTAATCCGTTAGTGTTTACTTTACTATCTACATCGTAGGTATTGTCATACTCGTCATCTGCCGCTTCTCCCATAAATTTATAGCTAAGCATTTTATAATACAATTTTGCAGCAAGAAAATCTGAAGATTTTTCTGACGGATTAGGACAAAGCTCAACAATATCAAAACCAACTACGTTTTTCTCTTCGAACACCTTTCTTAAAAACTCTAAAGTCTCGTACCAGAACAACCCACCTGGTTCCGGGGTTCCTGTAGACGGCATGATGGAAGGATCAAAAGCATCAAGATCAAACGTAATTAAAACGTTGTCCGTCATAGCCTCGATAACCTTATCCATCCAATACTCATCTTGGGCCATATCATGAGCGAAGAATGTTTTTTCTTCATCCATAAACGACTTTTCAATACTATCCATTGAACGAATACCAACCTGAATCAAATTCGTAGTTTGGCTAGCTTCATGAACTGCACAGGCATGATTGTACTTCGTTCCCTCATACGACTCACGTAGGTCTGCATGAGCATCTATCTGAAGAACCGTTAAATTATCAAAACACTCATTAAAGGCACGAATGGTACCAATTGAAATAGAATGTTCACCTCCAAACAACGTAACAAATTTGTTACGTTTTATGTACTTTTTAGTTCTCTTATGAACCGCATTTACCACTGCTTCCGGCGAACTATTTTCTGTGATAGCTTCAGCCAAATGAATGCCTTGTTCATAGACTTCTGTATTGGTTTCAATATCATAAAGCTCCATATTTTCAGAAGCTTCCAAAAATGCCTGAGGGCCTTTATCGGCTCCTTTTCCCCAGGTACTTGTTCCATCATAAGGCACAGGTATTAAAATAACCTTTGCCGTTTCTAATTGTGCGAATTTATCGGGGATACCCGCGTAATTCTTTGTTGTGCTCATCTTAATTTGTGAAGTTTATACGTTTGATGTAATCTTATTTTTGACACTTATATTGCTGCTCTTTTTTACAGATTTCTCTGTTTCGTAACCCAAAATACTAAGCAAGTCTTCCGCTTTTTGTTGCGGACTAAAAAGCTCATAGGTAAAGTTGCCCTCGGCATCCTTATCTATTAGTATATGTTTAGGCTGAGGAATTAAACAGTGTTGCAAACCGCCGTAACCGCCAATGGTCTCTTGGTATGCTCCTGTATTAAAAAAGCCGATGTACAACGGTTTATCACGTCTATATTTGGGCAGATAAATGGCATTCATGTTTTGCTCGCTATTGTAATAGTCATCGCTATCACAAGTCAACCCGCCTAAAAGTACACGCTCATATTCATCGTTCCAACGGTTGATTGGTAACATGATAAAACGTTTGTTAATAGCCCACGTATCTGGCAAAGTGGTAATGAAAGATGAATCTATCATATTCCATTTTTCACGGTCATTCTGTTGCTTTTGGTATAGAATTTCGTAAATAGCTCCGCCACTCTCCCCTACGGTAAAGCTTCCGAATTCCGTAAAAATATGAGGCACGGGTACATCTGCCTCTTGGCACGTAATATTGATTTGATTCAGAATCTCATCGATCATATATTGGTAATCGTACTCAAAAGCCAAAGAGTTTTTAATTGGAAAACCTCCGCCAATATTCAAACTATCTAAAGACGGGCAGATTTTTTTCAATCTAGTGTACACCTTTAAACATTTCACCAACTCGTTCCAGTAATACGCATTATCGCGAATACCGGTGTTAATGAAAAAGTGTAGCATCTTCAACTCGACCTTGTCATTATCTTTAATCTGGTTTTCGTAAAAAGGCACGATGTTTTTATAGCCGATACCCAAACGCGAGGTATAAAACTCAAATTTTGGTTCTTCTTCCGAAGCTATGCGGATACCAATTTTAAAAGTATCATCAATTACATCTGACAACAAATCGATTTCTTCATAATTATCGATTATTGGTATGCAGTTCTTGTGACCATTATTGATAAGTCTAGCAATATTCTCAATATACTGCTCACGCTTAAAGCCGTTACAAATAACATAAGCGTTATCTTTTAACTTACCATCTTTTTTAAGCTGCTCAACTATATTAATATCAAAAGCAGAAGACGTCTCAATATGTATGTCATTCTTAAGCGCTTCATGCAAAATATGCTGAAAGTGAGAGCTTTTAGTACAGTAGCAATAGTGATATTTGCCCTTGTACGCATTCTTTTCTATAGAGTTCGCAAACCAATTCTTCGCCTTATTAATATTGTCAGATATTTTAGGCAAATAGGTGAATTTTAACGGGCTACCATATTTCTCTACCAGCTCTTGAAGCGGTATATTATGAAATTTTAAATGCTCGTTCTCAAGTGTAAACTCTTCTTGAGGGAAAAAGTAAGTCTGATCGATTAGATCGATATATTTATTGTTCATTGTGAATTCTTGTGAATGAAAATCGGGATATTTTTTAACTAATGTGTGCTATATAAGTTATGAAATTGTTACCGATGGTATCATATAAGAATTTGCTCCTGAGTAGTAGGAATAAAAAAGTAGTTGTGCTGGCTTTGCACAATTGTTGTAGAAAAATCGGAAGTTAGCTTTAAAATTCGGCCGCCCATCTGATGGGTTGCTATGAGATTTGACTTCCTAATCTCCCATAGCCCGAACATAGAAACACATTGCATGTTGTTCAGCTAAAAGCTCAAAATGCCTTCAGTTTTAACTCGCTAAAGACAGGACAAATGAAAACAAAAAAAATGTAAAAACAAGCGTTTTCGAAAAAATTACGACAAAACGACAAAAAAAGTTTTCGTAGCTGAAAAAATATTTCAAAAACCATCACAATTACCTTATTTTTAAGGTGTTAAAAGACCTCATGAAAAATGAAAAATAGCATTAAAAAACACTCAAAAAACATCACTTTAGCTGTTATTTTAATGGCTATAAACTTAGTGCAGGCCCAAATACCATCAAAAACCTACTTTTCTGAAGAGGTAGTTGATGAAAAAACAATCACTCACGAACTGCATATTGATGGTGATTATTTTATACATACCATGTATGAGAAGAATCCTGCTCACTTTATAATGACTCGTGGTGGTTTCACTCAGATTGAAAGAGACCGACTAGTTGTTTTGCTAGAATTCAACTCCAATTACGAAAATGATGAACTTCGGTTGCTTAGTATTCCTTTTAAACAAGAAGGGGAAAACCTAGTTCTAGACATGAAATCAAAAAATGTATTTAAGCCAATACCTTCCCTAACCCAAGATTTAGACGGACAATGGTTGTTTGCTACCCGAGGGCCGGATAAAGGACAGGAGCGAAGAGGAGAGGAAAACCCCAGAAAGACACTAAAAATTTTAACCGACGGCCGTTTTCAATGGATTGCCTACCAAACCGAAACTATGAAATTTTCCGGCACAGGCGGTGGTTCTTTTACATCAAAAGATGGGAAATACACAGAGCATATTGAATTTTTCTCTAAAGATAATTTAAGGGTTGGAGCTAAACTAAAATTTGATTACGAGCTGAAAGAAAACGACTGGCACCATACTGGAAACAACAGCAAAGGAGAACCTATGTATGAGATTTGGGCAAAGCGGAAAAACTGAAATTATTCAGTATAAAAACAAGTTATCAACAATTATTATGATAAAAATATCATAATTGACAAAAAAAGAACACAATCTAAGCCATCCTGCACCGTTATAAACGAACAATCATAATAATGATGGTATGAACCCCCTTACGAAAGAACAGAAAGAACAAATCGAGAAACTTAAAGCTAAACTAGAGGAAAATAAAAAAAGGATAAACGAATTGGTGAAAAAATTCGATGTCTATGAAATTTAGCACAAACCCTTAATGTAGTGACCCCGGCAAGAATCGAACTTGCATCTAAAGTTTAGGAAACTTCTATTCTATCCATTGAACTACGGGGCCCATAAAACAAGAGGGCAAAAATAAAGTTTTTTTACATGTGCAGAAAAAACTGAGGTACTAATTTCGTATGCCCATTACTCCAAATAATCAGCCTATTCCATAAACAGATTTGGAAGCGCCAATGAGAACCACGGGAACAGGGTCACCAAAATCAAAACCAAAAAACTAACCAACAAAAAAGGCAGTCCTGCCTTGCTTACTTCACCAATAGATATTTTACCTATACTGGATGCAACAAATAGACAGACGCCAACCGGTGGGGTGGTTAAACCTATAATTAAGTTTAAGACCGCTATCACCGCAAAATGAATTGGATCTACATCTACCGCCAAAGCCACTTTCAATAGAATAGGAAACAGAATCAGAAGTGCGGCAATGGTTTCCATAAACGTACCCACTATAATTAGAAGCAGGTTGATCAATAACAACACCACATACTTATTATCCGTAAATCCTAAAATCTCGTTAGAAATACTTTGCGGAATTTGTTCCGTAATCAATATATATCCAAAAAGATTGGCAAAACCCACTAGCACCATCAATGAGGCGGAAGTTTTCATACTATCCAGAAATACCACTTGAATTTTTTTGAAATTCAATTGCCTGTAAACAAACTTACCAATGATCAAGGCATATACTACTGCAATTATAGAGGCTTCTGTAGGTGTGAAAATTCCACCAATAATTCCGTATAAAATAATAAAAGTCATTAAAAGCGACCAAAATGTATCAATAAAACCACGGCCTACTTGCTTTAGGGTACTTCGAGGATGTTTGGGGTAATTCTTCTTTACAGAAATCACATAAGCCGTAATCAATAACCCTAATGCTAAAAGTAAACCTGGTAGTGCACCAGCAAGAAACAACTTGCCTACTGACAGTCCACTCAAAGTGGCAGCAATAATCATTGGTACACTTGGTGGAATTATAGGCCCAATAGTAGAGGATGCTGCAGTGACCGCACAAGAGAACCCAGTATCATACCCTTCCTTCTTCATAGCTGGAATCATGATAGAACCCATACTTGCCGTATCGGAAATGGCTGTACCCGAAATACCAGCGAATAACATAGATGCTCCAATATTTACCAAAGAAAGTCCTCCTCTAATATGCCCCAATAAATGGTTACAGAATGCTATTATTTTCTCCGTGAGGCCACCTTGATTCATAAGATTTCCCGCCATAATAAAGCCGGGAACGCTCAATAGCACGAACACATCTATGCCCGAATACATTTTCATAGGCACAATTATTAACGGAATGCCTTTTACCAAAATGTAACTCAAACAAGAGAGTCCAAGTGCAAAAGCTATTGGAAAACGTAAAACAAGACATACTACAAATACTAAGACTAGAACCCAAATCATGCTTTAGAGTTTTTATAATTTCTTTGAATTCTTTTCCAGAGGTAATAACTAATAGAGGCTGCCATAATAAACATACTAAAAAAGGCAACTCCCATATTAAAGCCCATACTTGGGGATTTCTCAGGAATACCTAAAACCACAAATTGTATTGAATAGATAGCCATGAGAACAAACAAAAACAACACGACTACCGGAATAATTTTAACTAACATCCGCTGCATTTTTACCGGAAACTGACTAAAGAACATATCTAAATGAACATAATACTCGTTTTTCATTGCTAGACCGGCGCCAAAAGACATGGCATAGATAAAAAAGAGACGTGACGCTTCTTCTGTCCATGACGGTGTAGCTATAGGAGTAAACCTGCAAAGAATCTGCAACAACACCGTAGCAATGAGCCCCCATGTACTAAGCAATACACCTATTTTTAAAATACGTCCAATAGATTTATGAAGCATCTTTTTCCTCTTTAAGTTGATTGTAGATTTTTTTCATATCAGGGGAAAGGCTATTGTAAATAGCTTCTTCACATTTTTGTTGAAAAGCATCTTTATCAACCTCTATAAATTCCATTCCTTTTGCTTTAAGCTCCTCCTGAACATTCTTTTCGTTCTCCAAAAAAAGATGATGTTCATAGGCTTGCATATCTTTCGCGGCTTCCAAGAAAATTTTCTTTAAATCTGGAGGAAATCGTTCAAACTGCTTCTCACCCATAACCGGGTACACCCAACTCATAACATGGCCCGTTAGGTTCAAGTATTTTTGTACCTCAGCAAAACCAGCATTGTTGACCAATGCGAACGGGTTTTCCTGTGCCTCTATAGTACCTTGCTGTAAAGAAGTAAAAACTTCGGAAAAGGCCATTGGTGTAGGCTTTGCCCCAAGGGCTTTCCACAGGGTTACAAACGAAGGAACATTAGGTATTCTCACAATGAGTCCGTCTAAATCATCTGGGTGTCGGATGGGGCGATTTGATGTTAAATGTCTAGGGCCGCGCTCAAAATGCCCCAATGGTCGCAACCCAGACTTATTGATCATTTCTTCTTCCATCAATTTACCGATTGGTCCATTGATATACCGATTCATATCTGTTGAATCTTGCATCAAAAAAGGAAGTTCGCAGAAAGTGGCCACCTCAAACCAGTTGGTAAGGGTAGAACCCGTAGTAGTCATATCTATAACATCGGCCTGAATAAGTCTAATGGCCTCCACTTCTTTAGCCAATTGTTCAGAAGGATATACCTCTACTTTGATACGCCCCTTAGTACGTTCTTCAAGAATTTCACCAAAATACACGAAAGCCTTATACCAAGTATGCTCTTCGTTTACCAAAAGTGCGGTGCGCAGAAGGAATTCGGGCTCAGCTTCACTAGGCTTACAGCTATTGAAACTCAATAGGATTAAAAAGCAAAGAACGGCTTTATGGAATAAAGAATTTGATACTGATTGATTGCGCATAATTTAATCTTCTACCTCCACGATCATTTCAATTTCCACGGCAATATTACCTGGTAAAGAACCCATGCCTACAGCAGCACGTGCATGTTTACCCTTCTCACCAAAAACCTCAACCATTAAGTCCGAATATCCATTGATGACTTTTGGCTGATCGGTAAAATCTGGAACGGCATTTACCATACCACGTACTTTTACGATTCGTTTTACCTTTTTAAGGTCACCTAATTCCATTTTTAATACAGAAATTTGATTGATGCCTGTTATTCTGGCTGCTTCATAACCCTCTTCTATAGTAAGATCAACACCAAGCTTTCCCGTAATGTTTTCTCCATCTGCCTTGGTAGGTCCTTTGCCCGACAAAAATATTAAATTGCCCGTCCTAACAGCATTTACATAATTCGCCATGGGGGCAGAAGGTTGCGAAAGTTCAACACCCATCGCTTGAAGTCTAGCCTCGGGGTCATATTCAGCTTCATTTTGAGCAAGTCCAGAAAATGAAGTGAAAGCAGAAATCACTACAACTAAAAAAAAGTTTTTCATATGGCCTAAATTCTGATTTACAGCCACAAGATAAGCATTTCCCACCTTCATTAACACCTTGAAAAACAGAAAATAAATACAAGAAAACTACAGTTTGTTTCAAATATGAAATTAGTTTCTAAACTCGATGTAGTTTATATGGGTAGACGCCTCCGGCATTCCATTGGCACACATATAGGTTTTTATCGCCATCTACACACACATCATGACAATGTTTAAAAATGGGTTTTTCTTGAAACATTAACTTCAATGTTCCATTCTCGTAAACTGGCTCAGTCCCTCCTGGGTTTGAAACTACTTTATTGTCCTTATCTAAAATGGTAACAAAGCCTTTATTCGCATGCATATTAAAATTACCTTCTTCCATACCAAAACACACTCCGGAATACACGTTTTCATCATCTATTACAGGCCGACTTACAAAAAGTCCGGGCATATAATAATCTTCAATATACTCGCCTTCCAAAGAAAAGCGTTTAAAAGAATTTTTAATTCGTGCTGTACATAACAA
This genomic interval from Zobellia roscoffensis contains the following:
- the rimK gene encoding 30S ribosomal protein S6--L-glutamate ligase, whose product is MTDLKIIGSEEWCVFDNLGIPAIKARVDSGAKTSSIQATNIKIIMKGTQEWVKFEVSPLQENRSIAIPCQARLVDRRMVKSSSGISEERLVVRTPVTMGEDTFDVELTLANRDTMEFRMLLGREAINDRYIVNSAVNYQIQDFDDADINKMYAPYFKEKSGLKIALLASNPNLYSNKRIVEAAEARGHEIVFLNVEHAYMKLDARSPEIRYRGGNILNAFDAVIPRIKPSVTFYGCALIRQFDNLGVYCQNSAEAITQSRDKLFASQLFSKNDIHIPITGFAKSPMDTKDLIKMVNGAPLIIKLLESTQGKGVVLAETNKAAESVINAFKSVNTNILVQEFIKEANGQDIRCFVVNGKVVASMQRQAEKGEFRANIHQGGKASIIKITSEERKLAQKAAKVLNLAVAGVDIIRSNKGPLLLEVNSSPGLEGIENATGKDIANEMIVAIEKKLRFSI
- a CDS encoding bifunctional GNAT family N-acetyltransferase/carbon-nitrogen hydrolase family protein produces the protein MKIEEIENIELKFLDLDDYQELKSAMISAYTNMPGSYWKEEHIKSLIDKFPEGQVVIKINGQLAGVALSIIVDYDSFDDEHTYEQITGNYSFSTHNDEGDVLYGVEVFIKPQFRGLRLGRRLYDYRKELCEKLNLKSITFGGRMPNFHRYMDELTPKEYIAKVRRKEIADPVLNFQISNDFHPAKVMKGYLEGDKASSDFAILMEWDNIYYQKPSKKASAKKTVIRLGLIQWQMRPYKDLEELLQQAEYFIDAVSGYRSDFALFPEFFNAPLMAKDNHLSTPDAIRELAKHTDAIVQKFSEFSISYNINIITGSMPEMIDGRLYNVGYLCRRDGSMERYEKLHVTPDEAKVWGMQGGNQLKAFDTDCGKIGILICYDSEFPELSRLLAEEGMDILFVPFLTDTQNGYSRVRHCAQARAIENECYVAIAGSVGNLPNVQNMDIQFAQSMVFTPCDFSFPTNGIKAEATPNTEMILIADVDIDLLRELNQFGAVRNLKDRRKDIFELRKKV
- a CDS encoding deoxyhypusine synthase family protein, giving the protein MTKTKGAISEFIEKYYLHFNAAALVDAAKGYEEQLNKGSKMLVSLAGAMSTAELGKIFAEMIRQDKVQIISCTGANLEEDIMNLVAHSHYKRVPNYRDLTPKDEWALLEKGLNRVTDTCIPEEEAFRRLQEHIFKIWKDAEAKGERYLPHEYMYKMLLSGVLEEHYEIDLKDSWMYAAAEKNLPIVCPGWEDSTMGNIFASYVLKGELKASTMKSGIEYMTFLADWYTDNSENGIGFFQIGGGIAGDFPICVVPMLYQDMERTDTPFWSYFCQISDSTTSYGSYSGAVPNEKITWGKLDIDTPKYIIESDATIVAPLIFAYLLDL
- the speB gene encoding agmatinase; this translates as MSTTKNYAGIPDKFAQLETAKVILIPVPYDGTSTWGKGADKGPQAFLEASENMELYDIETNTEVYEQGIHLAEAITENSSPEAVVNAVHKRTKKYIKRNKFVTLFGGEHSISIGTIRAFNECFDNLTVLQIDAHADLRESYEGTKYNHACAVHEASQTTNLIQVGIRSMDSIEKSFMDEEKTFFAHDMAQDEYWMDKVIEAMTDNVLITFDLDAFDPSIMPSTGTPEPGGLFWYETLEFLRKVFEEKNVVGFDIVELCPNPSEKSSDFLAAKLYYKMLSYKFMGEAADDEYDNTYDVDSKVNTNGLKFEDDED
- a CDS encoding arginine decarboxylase, with amino-acid sequence MNNKYIDLIDQTYFFPQEEFTLENEHLKFHNIPLQELVEKYGSPLKFTYLPKISDNINKAKNWFANSIEKNAYKGKYHYCYCTKSSHFQHILHEALKNDIHIETSSAFDINIVEQLKKDGKLKDNAYVICNGFKREQYIENIARLINNGHKNCIPIIDNYEEIDLLSDVIDDTFKIGIRIASEEEPKFEFYTSRLGIGYKNIVPFYENQIKDNDKVELKMLHFFINTGIRDNAYYWNELVKCLKVYTRLKKICPSLDSLNIGGGFPIKNSLAFEYDYQYMIDEILNQINITCQEADVPVPHIFTEFGSFTVGESGGAIYEILYQKQQNDREKWNMIDSSFITTLPDTWAINKRFIMLPINRWNDEYERVLLGGLTCDSDDYYNSEQNMNAIYLPKYRRDKPLYIGFFNTGAYQETIGGYGGLQHCLIPQPKHILIDKDAEGNFTYELFSPQQKAEDLLSILGYETEKSVKKSSNISVKNKITSNV
- a CDS encoding TRAP transporter large permease is translated as MIWVLVLVFVVCLVLRFPIAFALGLSCLSYILVKGIPLIIVPMKMYSGIDVFVLLSVPGFIMAGNLMNQGGLTEKIIAFCNHLLGHIRGGLSLVNIGASMLFAGISGTAISDTASMGSIMIPAMKKEGYDTGFSCAVTAASSTIGPIIPPSVPMIIAATLSGLSVGKLFLAGALPGLLLALGLLITAYVISVKKNYPKHPRSTLKQVGRGFIDTFWSLLMTFIILYGIIGGIFTPTEASIIAVVYALIIGKFVYRQLNFKKIQVVFLDSMKTSASLMVLVGFANLFGYILITEQIPQSISNEILGFTDNKYVVLLLINLLLIIVGTFMETIAALLILFPILLKVALAVDVDPIHFAVIAVLNLIIGLTTPPVGVCLFVASSIGKISIGEVSKAGLPFLLVSFLVLILVTLFPWFSLALPNLFME
- a CDS encoding TRAP transporter small permease, with product MLHKSIGRILKIGVLLSTWGLIATVLLQILCRFTPIATPSWTEEASRLFFIYAMSFGAGLAMKNEYYVHLDMFFSQFPVKMQRMLVKIIPVVVLFLFVLMAIYSIQFVVLGIPEKSPSMGFNMGVAFFSMFIMAASISYYLWKRIQRNYKNSKA